One window of Fundidesulfovibrio putealis DSM 16056 genomic DNA carries:
- a CDS encoding Fur family transcriptional regulator — MLQTHAMAMDFDSALEKFKVISQDKGLRLTHQRLEILRELVGAKDHPSAEMVFGRVRRRLPTISLDTVYRTLSTFDDLGIIMRVPVTGDQGRFDADTSPHHHFVCSRCKSIYDFMWSEFDQLVLPDDSEALGRVDDRRVVVRGVCQECLGTQ; from the coding sequence ATGTTGCAGACACATGCAATGGCCATGGATTTCGACTCCGCCCTGGAGAAGTTCAAGGTCATCTCACAGGACAAGGGGTTGCGGCTTACGCATCAACGCCTTGAAATCCTGCGGGAACTTGTTGGCGCAAAGGACCATCCCAGCGCGGAAATGGTGTTCGGGCGGGTGCGGCGCAGGCTGCCCACCATCTCGCTGGACACCGTCTACCGCACCCTGTCCACCTTCGACGACCTGGGCATCATCATGCGTGTCCCGGTCACCGGGGACCAGGGGCGCTTCGATGCTGACACGAGTCCGCACCACCACTTCGTCTGTTCTCGCTGCAAGTCCATCTATGACTTCATGTGGAGCGAGTTCGACCAGTTGGTTCTGCCAGACGATTCCGAGGCCCTTGGGCGCGTGGATGATCGGCGCGTTGTGGTTCGCGGCGTGTGTCAGGAGTGCCTGGGCACGCAGTAG
- the purD gene encoding phosphoribosylamine--glycine ligase has translation MNVLLVGSGGREHALAWKLSQSPLVDTLFAAPGNGGTALTATNVPLADTDVAGLVDFAKANAIGLVVAGPEAPLVAGLADALAQANIPCFGPDGYAAQLEGSKAFAKDIMRASGVPTADYQVFTDYDAAKAFITAHALPMVVKADGLAAGKGVVVAKTHAEALEALHDMMIARSFGAAGDTVVVEDCIVGEEASFLAFCDGETVVPMPSCQDHKAVGEGDTGPNTGGMGAYCPAPVLPDTEWERMAALVITPIVRTLAAKGHPFKGILYAGLMMTADGPMVLEYNVRFGDPECQPLLMRLESDIVPIMLACASGTLTPSLVSWSPKTALCVVLAAGGYPGSYPKGMVISGIEEAEKTPGAKVFVAGAKLEAGKLLTTGGRVLGVTALGDDLASAQANAYTAVSSVHFDTCHFRRDIGDKGIRRSAK, from the coding sequence ATGAACGTCCTGCTGGTTGGCTCGGGCGGGCGCGAACACGCCCTGGCCTGGAAGCTCTCCCAAAGCCCCCTCGTCGATACGCTTTTCGCCGCGCCCGGAAACGGCGGCACGGCCCTTACCGCAACCAACGTCCCCCTGGCCGACACCGACGTGGCCGGACTGGTGGACTTCGCCAAGGCCAACGCCATAGGCCTCGTGGTGGCCGGTCCCGAAGCCCCCCTGGTGGCCGGTCTGGCCGATGCGCTGGCCCAGGCCAACATCCCCTGCTTCGGCCCCGACGGCTACGCCGCGCAACTGGAAGGGTCCAAGGCCTTCGCCAAGGACATCATGCGCGCCTCCGGCGTGCCCACCGCCGACTATCAAGTCTTCACCGACTACGACGCCGCCAAGGCCTTCATCACGGCCCACGCGCTGCCCATGGTGGTCAAGGCCGACGGCCTGGCCGCCGGAAAGGGCGTGGTGGTGGCCAAGACCCACGCCGAGGCCCTGGAAGCGCTTCACGACATGATGATCGCGCGCAGCTTCGGCGCCGCCGGAGACACCGTGGTGGTGGAAGACTGCATCGTCGGCGAGGAGGCCTCCTTCCTGGCTTTCTGCGACGGCGAGACCGTGGTCCCCATGCCCTCCTGCCAGGACCACAAGGCCGTGGGCGAAGGCGACACCGGCCCCAACACCGGCGGCATGGGCGCGTACTGCCCCGCCCCGGTCCTGCCCGACACCGAGTGGGAGCGCATGGCCGCCCTGGTCATCACCCCCATCGTGCGCACCCTGGCCGCCAAAGGCCACCCCTTCAAGGGCATCCTGTACGCGGGCCTGATGATGACCGCCGACGGTCCCATGGTCCTGGAATACAACGTGCGCTTCGGAGACCCCGAGTGCCAGCCGCTGCTCATGCGCCTGGAGTCCGACATCGTGCCCATCATGCTGGCCTGCGCCTCGGGCACGCTGACCCCGTCCCTGGTGTCCTGGAGCCCCAAGACCGCCCTGTGCGTGGTGCTGGCCGCCGGCGGGTATCCCGGCAGCTACCCCAAGGGCATGGTCATCTCCGGCATCGAGGAAGCTGAAAAGACCCCCGGAGCGAAGGTGTTCGTGGCCGGAGCCAAGCTCGAAGCGGGCAAGCTCCTGACCACGGGCGGGCGCGTGCTCGGCGTCACCGCCCTGGGCGACGACCTGGCCTCGGCCCAGGCCAACGCCTACACCGCCGTTTCGTCCGTCCACTTCGACACGTGCCACTTCCGCCGCGACATCGGCGACAAGGGCATCAGGAGGAGCGCGAAATGA
- a CDS encoding rubrerythrin family protein, protein MSKSEANLKEAFAGESQANRKYLAFAKQADKEGLKQVAKLFRATAEAETVHAHTHLHVLKGVAGTAENLKAAIEGETHEFESMYPKMIEEAIAEGNKQAERTFRFANEVEKIHAELYKKALADPAGLKDTEYYICSVCGYTCEDHAPESCPVCKAAAKAFFTVG, encoded by the coding sequence ATGTCGAAGTCCGAAGCGAATCTGAAGGAAGCTTTTGCCGGTGAATCCCAGGCCAACCGCAAGTACCTGGCTTTCGCCAAGCAGGCCGACAAGGAAGGCCTGAAGCAGGTGGCCAAGCTGTTCCGCGCCACTGCGGAGGCCGAAACCGTGCACGCCCACACCCACCTGCACGTTCTCAAGGGCGTGGCCGGGACCGCCGAGAACCTGAAGGCCGCAATCGAGGGCGAGACCCACGAGTTCGAGAGCATGTACCCCAAGATGATCGAAGAGGCCATCGCCGAGGGCAACAAGCAGGCCGAGCGCACCTTCCGTTTCGCCAACGAGGTGGAGAAGATCCACGCCGAGCTGTACAAGAAGGCCCTGGCCGACCCCGCAGGCCTCAAGGATACCGAGTACTACATCTGTTCCGTGTGCGGCTACACCTGCGAAGACCACGCCCCCGAGAGCTGCCCGGTCTGCAAGGCCGCCGCCAAGGCGTTCTTCACGGTCGGCTAG
- a CDS encoding rubredoxin translates to MDKWECPCGYVYDPEEGDVPHGVNPGTAWEDVPADWVCPKCGAEKEFFEKVEG, encoded by the coding sequence ATGGACAAGTGGGAATGCCCCTGCGGCTACGTGTACGACCCTGAAGAGGGCGACGTGCCGCATGGCGTGAATCCCGGCACCGCCTGGGAGGATGTCCCGGCGGACTGGGTCTGCCCCAAGTGCGGGGCGGAGAAGGAATTCTTCGAGAAGGTCGAGGGCTGA